The genome window CTTCTGGCATCACCCACAGCGAAGGAGTGGGGTAACAGCGAATAACTATGAAGTGTTAGTTGAGACTCCAAGTTTTGATTTGCACAGATAGTGCAGCTAGTAATGCCCACTAATGCCATAGTGTCTTATCCATACAGATAACCTCATCGCTATGTCACATAACTCGGTTTGTAGCTGTTTTTAAGATGAGTCTTTGCTTTCAACCGATAAATCAACATACTATTTCACTCTGCCGCCTTAGGGGCATCCATCAAAAAAACAGTTCTCTGTTCGAAAATATACTCTTTGGATAATTTAAGGGGTAACCATGAAATACAAAGTTGAACTCGACAGCAACAATCAATTACCTCTTCCTGATGACTTTTGTCAGGAACTTAACTTCGCCGTAGGCGACATTTTGCTTTGCGAAAAATTAGATAACACGACAGCAATTTCGCTGCACAAGCACGTAGACCAAACTCTAACCGATGCTGAAATTGCATCTGCAGGAAATTTGACGCGTGTTATTCCACTTGTCACTCAAGACGTCTGTATAGAATAAGGCTCAGTATTCTTCGAAATGTGGCCAATGGTATGCTTATGGCGTTCCCGGCAGAAAATGGATGAACAACTGAGTGACTCATAGTAACGACTGAGTTGGAATAGAAACCCCAAACTAGGGGAAGGTGTTGTCAGGTATTACTGCTTTCTGGTTGCTTTACTGGAACGTGGTAGTTGTACTGTTTATCCTGCTCTGTGTAAAAATTGGCAGTTGTATTTGATAACAGCTTTAGCCAGTAAATGAACTCAACTCAGTTTAATCCGCTCTTGAACTTGAACGCTTGATATAGGCTTGTCTTGCTGCCAATGCTTGTTGTGTCAGCCGCTTTGTATCCACCTTTCTTCGCTTTAACGTCGACTCCAGACACCCTTGCAGGTCTTTTAAAATCTGATGTGGTACAGGCTTTTGCACTGTGAACTGGTAGTTGATCAAAATGAGCACGGCTTTGTGTGCCAGTGTTCTGCTTACCACTTCTACATCATCCAGATAAAGTTTGTCGTCGATGCAGCGGTTGCGGATCAACTCTTGAATGTTGTCGGTCATCGCCATCACGTCTTTGGTTTCAGTGTAATAAAATTGCGGTGAGTAGATCACATCCAGGCACAAACTGGTAGTGTGAATTGAAATTGGGCTAATTGTTTGATTCATGGTCAAGTTTTCCTTTTAGATTTGGTTTTCATTTAATAAGCGTTCCATGGCGCTGCCATCCTGACGAGTCAGGTTAGGAACAAAGCGGCTGTATATTTCAAACAGCATTTTTGTGGTTGAATGGCCCATTTGACGGGCAATCCATTCAGGAGCTTCACCAGCAGCTAACCAAAGCGTTGCAGCGGTATGGCGTGTCTGATAAGGCCGTCTGTAGGTTAGACCTAAGCGCTCTAACAGCGGCTTCCAGATACGGTCACGTACGTTACGATGATCCAGCGGAGTGCCTTTCGAAGTGCAAAACACAAATTCGCTGCGCTTGCCAGAAATGTGCTGTTGTAGTTTTAGCGCCTCATAGACCAGGGACGACATTTGAATTTCGCGGTATGACCCTAATGTTTTTGTGGTTTCCATAAAACCGTTCACATTAGTTTCCCGAACCAAAATGATTCGACGGTCGAAGTCGACATATTTCCATTTCAAGCCATCCGATTCTGAAGTACGCATTCCCGTGAAAAAGCGCACTGTGAAATAAGGTTTAAAGTCCTCACGTACTTCATCGATGATCAGCTTCACTTCTTCCAGCGAAAAGGGCTCCACATCAGTTTTATCAACCCTCAGTGGCTTAATGTTTTCAAACGGCGTACGAAAGCCATGGCGGTCGGCTGCCTCAGCTAAAATCATGCGTAGTGGTGTCATCACATGATTGACAAAATCGGCAGATAACTTTTTGCCATCGTCTTTTTCTTTGCCAAGCCGGGCGCGAAATTTCAGAATGTCAGCCTTGGTTATCAAATTCATCGGGACTGTGCCAAATTCAGGTTTCAGATAGCTTTTTAAAATGAAAGAAATGGTTTGCTGATAGCTATTTTTCCAGCGCACAGCATTTTCTTCATACCACTCATCCGCAAAGCTTTGAAACAAGACATGATCCGTTTTGGCTACACTTGGTTGGTAGTGACTAAAACACTCCGCCTTTCGTTTGGACGCTTCGTCGTCATGTCGCGCAAACTGTTTAGCTTTCGCAGATCCAGGAAAGTAGTCACGGTAGACAAAGCAATCCAGCCGCATATCTCCTTCAATGGTTTTGATTAATTTCTCCAGTTTTCTCCTGTTAGTCGGGTTGTCCTCTAACTCAGTTTGTTCCCTGCAGCGCACATCAAAGTGCCTGAAGTCGACTACCAGCTTGTTATTTCTTACGCCAATACTAGCCATGACAAATTCTCCCGTTAGCCATAGGAATGTAAACCCGATTGCGCACTGCGCTTTGGTACATGGTTTCTTCAATCCTTTCCCAGATGTACAAGATCTTCCTGCCGTTAAATGGTCTGATGTAGTGAACTCCTTCTAAAAACACACTGTCTCTCAGTGACTTGTTGATATAAACTGGGCTAAACTTGATTCGTTCAGCCAGCTCTTTAGCGCTTAACAACGTAGTAGACATAAACACCTCGCTCTTCTGTGGAACATTTGTTCTCAGTAAGAACAATATAAATCATTTCATTTGTTCTGTCAAAGAACATTTGATGTTGTATTTGGCATTTAGTGATGATTATTTTTCGTATAAAAGAACTGGTCGCTGAGAAAGAGCGCAAAGAGTTGAGGAAAATCACCTTGACTGAGGTGTCTGAGACGACGGGTGTAAACAGAACCACATTGTCAAAAATGTTGAACCCGGCTGTTCGTCATTCAACAACAACGTCAGCTATCGAAGCTTTGTGTAAGTACTTTAATTGCCGTGTTGAAGACTTAATGGTGTATGTGCCTGAAGGTGATTGAGGGTAGGGCGCTGTGTACAGTTTTTTTCCGGTGGCTTAGTTTTTAAATTCGGACATCTATTGTGTATACAAAGCCAATATGAGCAGAGGGTGATTGATGCTTGTAGTTAATCTTTCTAAAGCTAAGTCTCAGCTGTCTAGCCTAATTACTGCCATCGAAAACAAGCAACAAGATGAAATTATTATCTTAAAAGATGGCAAGCCGGTGGCAAAGTTAGTAGGTCTCACCACATCTAGCGATACCTTCGCACGCATTGGAATAGCTAAAAACGCCTTTGTCCTGCCCGATACTATCGATGATAAAAATGAAGAAGTTACGGCTTTGTTTTTAGGCGAAGGCTTTTCAAAACCTACAGTTTGACCGTCAGCAAATAGCGCTCTAAATAATCCGTAGTCCACTGTATTCAAAACGTACATGATGTTCTGTCCAGTAATGCGGCGACAGGACAAAGACTGTATGCTGGATCTCATAAGCTTTTGAAGCGTGATAGAGGGATTTAGCATGTGGTTTGATGAATTAACTGGTTGTACAGAAACTACTGCCAATGTCGCCCGGTTGTTGCAATACCGAGACGGTATGCTTCACTGTCAGAGTAATGGTGCTACTTATCAGGTAGGGCAGCTTACAACTCCAAGTCTCGCAGACCTTCGTAAAAAAGTAACTTTTGCGTCTACTGCGAATAGTCAACTTAAGCTATCAGAACGAATTGCTGATGCACAATCTTTGCATCGAGACTCCGCCAATGCGGGGGCTCTATTCCAGGTTGCATCGCAGTTTAATTTACTTGAAATGACATCTCCGGATGTCAGCCCAGAGCAGGGTGTGAGTTGCTATCAGTTCTATAAAACTCAAGGGCCAGCTTGCGCTATCGCCTGCGGTGCTGGAACCATTTATCGCAACTACTTTGTTCAAGTAAATGATAGCAGGGGCCAAACTGCAGAGCGTCAGTTGAATATGGTAAGCGACCTAGGTGATTGTTTGGCCAGCCAAATGAATATGTCGGTATCTGAGTTGTGGCGAATGCGAAATGGTTACCTCGTGCCCAGCACAAAAGGACTGGATGCTATAACGAATTACCTTAACTCTTTGGATGAAAACGCTTTAGATACACTTCGGTCACTACTGAGAATTGGATTACAGTCAAACACTCAGGTTACGTTGCAAGGTTCTGAGCACTGCGTTTCACAAGCCTATTGTTCAGCCTTACCTGTCGCCTACTGCGATTTGCCGATAAAAGTGTGGCAACCTTTTGCGCAGTTAGTGTTAGACGCTGCGTATGAGGCCACCTTTGCTGCGGCAGTCATTAACCACAAAACCACGGGTAACCCTCGTTTGTTCTTAACATTGTTAGGTGGTGGAGTTTTTGGTAACAGAATAGATTGGATTATCAATGCAATACAGCGTTCTTGTATGCTTTATAAGCAAAGTAACCTGGAGGTTTTTATTGTCAGTTATGGCCGTTCAAAACCTGAAGTACGTCAACTTATCAAAAGCTTAGAGCAGCCAGCAACTAACTAGCTTAAAGTGGAAAGTATCAATGAGGTGCCGTCAGCAAATCAAAAGCTATTGGGGCGGACGGTTTATCTAAAGATAATGATGGTGACTGTACGCAAAGTTTACGTGGGTAAATATCCAGTATTTGTTTGACAGATATTCAAGAGTATCTTTTAAAGGCAGTCTTGTAGGTCTGCTAAATCGTTATAAAAAGGAAGTTCAGGGATGGCAGTAAAAGCTCAAGTTTACGATATCAGGGACGTTTGGATGGCATTAAAATTGGCGGGGTACAACCTGCTGTGGACATCGATGATTTGGCTAATTACCTCCTATCTTTTTAATCTTTGGCAGTGGTTTAGTCATGGCGCCATTCTTTTGTTTATTCAAAGTACTTTGATTTACTTTGCCAACAGACGTTACCTTATCAATCTCGAAACGCAAAGTTTTGGTTTTCCAAGGTCGGATATGGAAAACAGCATTTTTGCGATCATCACATTACAACCATACTGGAATTTAATGCGCCGAAAAACAGTACTTTTGGCGGACATCGAAAACATTTATTTGGATACAAAGCGTTGGACCAGTGTTAAAAAAATGAGTAATGGTAATGATGCGAAAGGGAGGCCTAAAACAAAAAATAAAGCTACTCGACAAATTCGCTACACCCTCAATATTGCTGGCCAGTTCGGGTCAGCCAATTTAACTTTTCTAAGCAGGCAGAAACGTGACGAGGTGCGCAATGCGCTTGAACGAAGCATACGCCGAATAATTGGTAAAACAGTTGATGTCAAAGTAGCAGAGTTGTCTTGAGACCACATAATCACTGGTAATATCATGAAATTTATTCGTAATTTGTTTAGTTTGATATTTCTTTTGGTGACCGGTTATTTCTTATTTCCGGTTGCTTATGACTCAGCCATGCTCTTAGCTTACCAACACGGTCATAGTGCGATTGTTCGTGCTCATCTTCGATTTTTGCCAGATGAACGTTACAACATTGAGCTGCAAAACGCACTTAAGGCTGACGATATTGATACGGCAAATCAACTCAGTACCTTGGGGTTTCAGAATAATGTCATGTTTGAACCTGGATTATTAAAAGAGTTGGAAGACAAGAACTCTGCCTGGATGTCAGTTTCGCGAAGTGGCGATGAAATATGGAACGGA of Rheinheimera sp. MM224 contains these proteins:
- a CDS encoding site-specific integrase — encoded protein: MKKPCTKAQCAIGFTFLWLTGEFVMASIGVRNNKLVVDFRHFDVRCREQTELEDNPTNRRKLEKLIKTIEGDMRLDCFVYRDYFPGSAKAKQFARHDDEASKRKAECFSHYQPSVAKTDHVLFQSFADEWYEENAVRWKNSYQQTISFILKSYLKPEFGTVPMNLITKADILKFRARLGKEKDDGKKLSADFVNHVMTPLRMILAEAADRHGFRTPFENIKPLRVDKTDVEPFSLEEVKLIIDEVREDFKPYFTVRFFTGMRTSESDGLKWKYVDFDRRIILVRETNVNGFMETTKTLGSYREIQMSSLVYEALKLQQHISGKRSEFVFCTSKGTPLDHRNVRDRIWKPLLERLGLTYRRPYQTRHTAATLWLAAGEAPEWIARQMGHSTTKMLFEIYSRFVPNLTRQDGSAMERLLNENQI
- a CDS encoding helix-turn-helix domain-containing protein — encoded protein: MIIFRIKELVAEKERKELRKITLTEVSETTGVNRTTLSKMLNPAVRHSTTTSAIEALCKYFNCRVEDLMVYVPEGD
- a CDS encoding type II toxin-antitoxin system Phd/YefM family antitoxin → MLVVNLSKAKSQLSSLITAIENKQQDEIIILKDGKPVAKLVGLTTSSDTFARIGIAKNAFVLPDTIDDKNEEVTALFLGEGFSKPTV